A single genomic interval of Polaribacter vadi harbors:
- a CDS encoding WD40/YVTN/BNR-like repeat-containing protein: MRKLLTLLFLCTSTLFFSQEFSMDLVKNMKPRNIGPGGMSGRVTSIDVVESNPEIMYVGTASGGIWKSTSGGVKWEPIFEKELTASIGAVAIQQSNPSVIWAGTGEGNPRNSLNGGFGIYKSLDAGKTWTAMGLEKTRHIHRVIIHPTNPDIVYVGAIGSPWGQHKERGVYKTTDGGKTWKQILYNNDKTGAADLIMDPKNPNKIIAAMWEHKRDPWFFKSGGEGSGLYITHDGGDTWKEITEKEGFPKGELGRIGVAIAPNNPDVIYALVEAKKNALYKSEDGGFKWTKINEKPGIGNRPFYYSEIYVDPQNENRLYTVFTYINVSNDGGKNFTELMPAYGVDNGVHPDHHAWWIHPTNGKFMIDGNDGGLNITRDGGKSWRFIGNIPVAQFYHINVDNEFPYNVYGGMQDNGSWRGPAYVWKSQGIRNSYWQEISFGDGFDVVPDKDNSRYGWSMSQQGSVSRFDYVTGNNYSVQPTHKDPNVELRFNWNSAINIDPFDNNTLYFGSQFVHKSTDKGLTWEVISPDLSTNNPEKLKQSESGGLTMDATGAENHCTVLVIEPSLLEKDVLWAATDDGQVHITKNGGENWTNVANNIKGLPAFSWITQIKASNKNKGEALLIANDYRRFNYTPYAYRTKNYGKTWERIVDENDVQSYTLSIIEDPENENLLFLGTDDGLYISLDAGNKWTKWTNGFPTVPVKDLVIHPREHDLVIGTFGRAAWVLDDIRPLRALANKNATAKKLHLFEPPTAYQAATQQPTGSRFGADATYQGENKKGGAIISYYVDVPKADKKEEKGDKKQEDADDETLKQVQSDKNKIKFDSITLEIYDGARQIRTLKFKTPKESGVHKTTWYLREKGVDRASRSIRKSTREPGGVSVKPGTYQLKMTFGDVVSEQTIKVEFDPRLQISEEAINQKYNASKELEKYQEKIAAIVKQLVESKNSATAIKADLSKEDKVKYKEEIKSSTKIIKKVDSLMAMYLGTIDKRQGITRNPEITVNQRFGQASRYIRSRFGEQTATEQILMNQFVEEFKKAVSETNTFFNNDWIAFKKSVENINISPFKETKIYSAN, encoded by the coding sequence ATGAGAAAACTACTCACCTTACTTTTTTTATGCACTTCTACCCTATTCTTTTCACAAGAATTTTCTATGGATTTAGTCAAAAACATGAAACCAAGAAATATTGGTCCTGGAGGAATGTCTGGACGTGTAACATCTATAGATGTTGTAGAATCTAACCCAGAAATTATGTACGTTGGTACAGCTTCTGGTGGAATCTGGAAATCTACTTCTGGTGGAGTAAAATGGGAACCAATTTTCGAAAAAGAATTAACAGCTTCCATTGGTGCTGTTGCCATTCAACAATCGAACCCAAGTGTAATTTGGGCAGGAACTGGAGAAGGAAACCCAAGAAATAGTTTAAATGGTGGTTTTGGAATTTATAAATCTTTAGATGCTGGAAAAACATGGACAGCAATGGGTTTAGAAAAAACTAGACACATTCACAGAGTAATTATTCACCCAACAAATCCTGATATTGTATATGTTGGCGCTATTGGAAGTCCTTGGGGACAACACAAAGAACGTGGCGTTTATAAAACTACAGATGGTGGAAAAACGTGGAAACAAATTTTATATAATAATGATAAAACAGGTGCTGCAGATTTAATTATGGATCCAAAAAATCCGAATAAAATTATTGCTGCAATGTGGGAACACAAACGTGATCCTTGGTTTTTTAAATCTGGTGGAGAAGGAAGTGGTTTATATATTACACATGATGGAGGAGATACTTGGAAAGAAATTACAGAAAAAGAAGGTTTTCCAAAAGGCGAATTAGGTAGAATTGGGGTTGCAATTGCACCTAACAATCCAGATGTAATTTATGCTTTGGTTGAAGCTAAAAAAAATGCACTTTATAAAAGTGAAGATGGTGGTTTTAAATGGACAAAGATAAACGAAAAACCAGGAATTGGAAATCGTCCTTTTTACTATTCAGAAATTTATGTAGATCCACAGAATGAAAACAGATTATATACCGTTTTTACATATATTAATGTTTCAAATGATGGAGGAAAAAACTTTACTGAATTAATGCCTGCTTATGGTGTAGATAATGGTGTGCATCCAGATCATCATGCTTGGTGGATTCATCCAACCAATGGAAAATTTATGATTGATGGTAATGATGGAGGTTTAAATATTACAAGAGATGGAGGAAAATCTTGGCGATTTATTGGCAATATTCCTGTTGCTCAATTTTATCATATTAATGTAGATAACGAATTTCCATATAATGTGTATGGAGGAATGCAGGATAATGGTTCTTGGAGAGGTCCAGCGTATGTTTGGAAATCGCAAGGAATTAGAAATTCTTATTGGCAAGAAATTAGTTTTGGAGATGGTTTTGATGTAGTTCCAGATAAAGACAATTCTAGATATGGTTGGTCTATGAGCCAACAAGGATCTGTTTCTAGATTCGATTATGTAACTGGAAATAATTATTCTGTTCAGCCAACGCATAAAGATCCAAATGTAGAATTACGTTTCAACTGGAACTCTGCCATAAATATAGATCCTTTTGATAATAATACCTTGTATTTTGGAAGTCAGTTTGTACATAAATCTACAGACAAAGGGTTAACTTGGGAAGTTATTTCGCCAGATTTATCTACCAACAATCCAGAAAAATTAAAACAATCAGAAAGTGGTGGTTTAACAATGGATGCTACTGGTGCTGAAAATCACTGTACAGTTTTGGTTATTGAACCATCACTTTTAGAAAAAGATGTTTTATGGGCAGCAACAGATGATGGTCAAGTTCACATCACTAAAAATGGTGGAGAAAATTGGACAAATGTTGCCAATAATATTAAAGGTTTGCCAGCATTTAGTTGGATAACGCAAATTAAAGCATCAAACAAAAACAAGGGAGAAGCACTTTTAATAGCAAATGATTATAGACGTTTTAACTATACTCCTTATGCTTATAGAACTAAAAATTACGGAAAAACTTGGGAACGTATTGTAGATGAAAATGATGTACAATCTTACACATTATCTATTATTGAAGATCCAGAAAATGAAAATTTATTATTTTTAGGTACAGATGATGGTTTGTATATTTCTTTGGATGCAGGAAACAAATGGACAAAATGGACTAATGGTTTCCCAACAGTTCCTGTAAAAGATTTGGTAATTCACCCAAGAGAACACGATTTAGTAATTGGTACTTTTGGAAGAGCAGCTTGGGTTTTAGATGATATTAGACCTTTAAGAGCTTTGGCAAACAAAAATGCAACTGCTAAAAAATTACATTTATTTGAACCTCCAACAGCATATCAAGCAGCAACACAACAACCAACAGGAAGTAGATTTGGTGCAGATGCAACGTATCAAGGTGAAAACAAAAAAGGTGGCGCAATTATTTCTTATTATGTTGATGTTCCTAAAGCTGATAAAAAAGAGGAAAAAGGAGACAAGAAACAAGAGGATGCTGATGATGAAACTCTGAAACAAGTTCAGAGTGACAAGAACAAAATTAAATTTGATTCTATTACATTAGAAATATATGATGGTGCAAGACAAATTAGAACGCTAAAGTTTAAAACACCAAAAGAAAGTGGAGTTCATAAAACTACTTGGTATTTAAGAGAAAAAGGCGTTGATAGAGCTTCAAGAAGCATTCGAAAATCTACAAGAGAACCTGGAGGAGTTTCTGTAAAACCAGGCACTTATCAATTAAAAATGACTTTTGGAGATGTTGTTTCTGAACAAACCATAAAAGTTGAATTCGATCCTAGATTACAAATTTCTGAGGAAGCTATCAATCAAAAATATAATGCAAGTAAAGAGCTTGAAAAATATCAAGAGAAAATTGCTGCAATTGTAAAACAATTAGTGGAAAGTAAAAATTCTGCGACAGCAATTAAAGCTGATTTATCTAAAGAAGATAAAGTTAAATATAAAGAGGAAATAAAGTCATCAACTAAAATTATTAAAAAAGTTGATAGTTTAATGGCAATGTATTTGGGCACAATCGATAAAAGACAAGGAATTACTAGAAATCCAGAAATAACCGTTAATCAACGTTTTGGACAGGCAAGTAGATATATTCGTTCACGTTTTGGAGAGCAAACAGCAACAGAGCAAATATTAATGAATCAGTTTGTCGAAGAATTTAAAAAAGCAGTTTCAGAAACAAATACTTTTTTTAATAATGATTGGATTGCTTTTAAAAAGTCTGTAGAAAATATTAATATTTCTCCTTTTAAGGAAACTAAAATTTATAGTGCGAACTAA